A part of Chlamydia ibidis 10-1398/6 genomic DNA contains:
- a CDS encoding ATP-binding protein, with translation MTSSKIEAVFPAVLSELHNMLNFIKKSAEFHDLQKDKMLKMELACEELLVNIISYAYQGSPGNISISCLGSAEILEVVIKDSGFSFNPFTAVIDLQENLSLRERQLGGLGIFLAKNSVDEFSYERQGKYNVVSLKIRNT, from the coding sequence ATGACCTCTTCTAAAATAGAAGCAGTCTTCCCTGCCGTCTTAAGTGAACTCCATAACATGCTAAATTTTATTAAAAAATCCGCGGAATTCCATGATTTGCAAAAAGATAAGATGTTGAAAATGGAATTAGCCTGCGAAGAATTGTTGGTAAATATTATTTCTTATGCCTATCAGGGATCTCCAGGGAACATCTCTATTTCTTGCTTAGGTAGTGCAGAAATTTTAGAGGTAGTTATTAAAGATTCTGGTTTTTCATTTAATCCATTTACGGCTGTTATTGATCTTCAGGAAAATCTATCTCTTCGGGAGCGACAATTGGGAGGTTTAGGGATATTCCTAGCAAAAAATTCTGTTGATGAGTTTTCTTACGAGCGCCAAGGAAAATATAATGTCGTTTCTCTGAAAATCCGTAATACTTAA
- the dnaE gene encoding DNA polymerase III subunit alpha — translation MTWIPLHCHSQYSILDATCSIKNLVSKAKEYEIPALALTDHGNLYGAIEFYKECENQGIKPIIGCELYVAPSSRFDKKKEKKQRVATHLILLCKNDQGYRNLCLLSSLAFTEGFYYFPRIDRDLLSKHSEGLVCLSACLSGSVAQAALESEEALEKDLCWYREVFGDDFFSEVQLHKMSDQKISSFQEEWLKHEYFEFIDKQNKINSSILQVSNRLGIRSVATNDIHYIHPDDWMAHEILLNVQSGETVRIAKQNTYIPNPKRKVYRSREFYFKSPEEMKALFTEHPEVISNTLDVAERCNLKLNFSKKHYPIYIPEFLKTRDSYSEEERYEASATFLRELCEQGLITKYTPERLSYIAEKFPNQDPLTLVKERLEMEMSIIIPKGMCDYLLIVWDIIHWAKANGIPVGPGRGSGAGSVLLFLLGITEIEPIRFDLFFERFINPERLSYPDIDIDICMAGRERVINYATERHGKENVAQIITFGTMKAKMAVKDVGRTLDMPLSKVNQIAKHIPELNATLSKALESDPELHELYLSDPEAKQVLDMAMRLEGSIRNTGVHAAGVIICGEPLTKHIPICISKDSTMITTQFSMKPVENVGMLKVDFLGLKTLTSIHIAITAIHKKTGKLLEMSSLPLDDKTTFSLLHQGKTMGIFQMESKGMQELAKNLRPDSFEEIIAIGALYRPGPMDMIPSFINRKHGKEIIEYDHPLMESILKETYGIMVYQEQVMQIAGSLASYSLGEGDVLRRAMGKKDINQMLEERKKFCERACQNGIDANLATTIFDKMEKFASYGFNKSHAAAYGLITYTTAYLKANYPKEWLAALLTSDSDDIEKVGKLIQEAHSMDIRILPPDINESGTNFVATSNGIRFAMGAIKGIGKGLVENIIEEREKNGSYRSIQDFIQRSDLKKVSKKHIESLIDAGCFDIFEPNRDIAQAMLEAYYDPISKEKKEAATGTMTFFSLGIMSQESSTTFSPPHDIIYRPKREILKKEKELLGIYLTEHPMDAVKDVLPRLSVVRAGDFDNLPHNSVIRTIFIIDKITTKLSSKGQKKFAILRVSDGIDSYELPIWPEMYSAQQEILEEDRLIYAILLIDRRSDSLRLSCRWMKDFALINEEIIRECDEAFDQIKAQIQKMSYAQTMNKDTKTQRKTVNMQKNTQTKQLSKVTLSLDLDHVRHSHIYLLKQILQKYPGSRSLSLVFTKANNAIASITPDMEYFVSEDVTNLRTELQEAQLPLTFTC, via the coding sequence TTGACTTGGATACCTCTTCATTGTCATTCGCAGTACTCTATTTTAGATGCCACCTGCTCTATTAAAAACTTGGTTTCTAAAGCTAAAGAGTACGAAATTCCTGCCTTAGCCCTAACAGATCACGGAAATCTCTACGGGGCGATAGAATTTTACAAGGAATGTGAAAATCAAGGGATCAAACCTATTATTGGCTGCGAGCTGTACGTAGCCCCCTCTTCCCGTTTTGATAAAAAAAAAGAAAAAAAGCAGCGTGTAGCTACGCATTTAATTTTGCTATGCAAAAATGATCAGGGGTATCGCAATCTCTGCTTACTATCGTCCTTAGCTTTTACTGAGGGCTTCTATTATTTCCCAAGGATAGATAGAGACCTACTATCGAAACATTCAGAAGGTTTAGTGTGTTTATCAGCATGTCTCTCTGGTTCTGTGGCTCAGGCAGCGCTAGAATCCGAAGAAGCTCTAGAAAAAGATTTATGTTGGTATCGAGAAGTCTTTGGGGATGATTTTTTCAGCGAAGTCCAATTACACAAAATGTCAGATCAGAAGATCTCATCTTTTCAGGAAGAATGGTTAAAACATGAATACTTCGAGTTTATAGACAAACAAAATAAAATAAATTCTTCTATCCTACAGGTCAGCAATCGCTTAGGAATTCGCTCTGTTGCGACTAATGATATCCATTATATTCATCCAGATGATTGGATGGCGCATGAAATTTTATTGAATGTCCAATCTGGAGAAACAGTCCGCATTGCCAAGCAAAATACCTATATTCCTAATCCAAAAAGAAAGGTTTATCGAAGTAGGGAATTTTACTTTAAATCTCCTGAAGAGATGAAAGCCTTATTTACTGAACATCCTGAGGTAATTTCAAATACTCTAGACGTGGCTGAACGTTGTAATTTGAAATTAAATTTCTCAAAAAAACATTACCCCATTTATATCCCAGAATTCTTAAAAACTCGAGATTCCTATTCAGAAGAAGAGAGGTATGAAGCTTCAGCTACCTTTCTTAGAGAACTTTGCGAACAAGGATTAATCACAAAATATACTCCTGAACGTCTTTCATATATTGCTGAAAAATTCCCAAATCAAGATCCCTTAACTTTAGTCAAAGAGCGATTAGAAATGGAAATGTCAATAATCATTCCTAAAGGAATGTGCGACTATCTGCTGATCGTTTGGGATATTATTCATTGGGCAAAAGCAAATGGAATTCCTGTAGGTCCCGGAAGAGGATCGGGGGCGGGTTCTGTGTTGCTTTTCCTTCTAGGAATTACAGAAATTGAACCCATACGTTTTGACTTATTCTTTGAGAGATTCATCAATCCTGAACGTTTGTCTTATCCAGATATCGATATTGATATCTGCATGGCAGGAAGAGAGCGTGTAATTAACTACGCAACTGAACGTCACGGCAAAGAAAACGTCGCTCAGATTATTACTTTCGGAACAATGAAAGCAAAAATGGCTGTCAAAGATGTGGGCAGGACGTTAGACATGCCTTTATCAAAAGTCAACCAGATAGCTAAGCATATTCCCGAACTTAATGCTACCTTGTCCAAGGCTTTAGAATCTGATCCTGAATTACACGAACTGTATCTTAGTGACCCTGAAGCTAAGCAAGTCCTTGATATGGCAATGCGTTTAGAAGGATCTATCCGCAATACTGGTGTACATGCAGCAGGGGTAATTATTTGTGGAGAACCGCTTACTAAGCATATCCCCATTTGTATATCTAAAGATTCAACAATGATCACTACGCAATTCTCTATGAAACCTGTAGAGAACGTGGGAATGCTAAAAGTTGATTTTTTAGGACTAAAAACTCTAACCAGTATTCACATTGCTATAACAGCAATCCATAAGAAAACTGGTAAATTATTGGAAATGTCTTCTTTACCTTTGGATGATAAAACTACGTTTTCTCTTCTACATCAAGGGAAAACCATGGGGATATTCCAAATGGAATCTAAAGGGATGCAAGAACTAGCAAAAAATCTTCGCCCAGACTCTTTTGAAGAAATTATCGCTATAGGTGCTTTGTATCGCCCAGGCCCTATGGACATGATTCCATCATTCATTAACAGGAAACATGGCAAAGAAATTATTGAATATGATCATCCTTTGATGGAATCTATTCTTAAAGAAACCTACGGCATCATGGTCTACCAAGAGCAGGTGATGCAGATTGCAGGCTCTTTAGCTAGTTATTCTCTCGGTGAGGGTGATGTCTTACGCCGCGCAATGGGAAAGAAAGACATCAACCAAATGCTAGAGGAACGTAAAAAGTTCTGTGAACGCGCGTGCCAAAATGGTATCGATGCCAACTTAGCAACTACCATTTTTGATAAAATGGAAAAATTTGCTTCGTATGGGTTCAATAAATCTCATGCTGCAGCTTATGGATTAATTACTTATACCACAGCGTATCTGAAAGCTAATTATCCAAAAGAGTGGCTTGCGGCACTCCTGACCTCTGACTCGGATGATATTGAAAAAGTTGGGAAGCTAATTCAGGAAGCGCACAGCATGGACATTCGTATCTTGCCTCCTGACATTAACGAGTCTGGAACAAACTTTGTTGCAACCAGTAACGGAATTCGTTTTGCTATGGGAGCGATTAAAGGTATCGGCAAAGGCCTAGTAGAAAATATTATAGAAGAGCGAGAAAAAAATGGGAGCTATCGTAGCATCCAAGATTTCATACAACGTTCTGATCTTAAAAAAGTATCTAAGAAGCATATTGAGAGTCTTATAGATGCTGGGTGCTTTGATATTTTCGAGCCTAATCGTGATATTGCACAGGCAATGTTAGAAGCATATTACGATCCAATCTCTAAAGAAAAAAAAGAAGCTGCTACTGGCACTATGACTTTCTTTTCTCTAGGTATTATGAGCCAGGAATCTTCAACTACTTTTTCACCTCCTCATGATATTATTTATCGACCCAAACGAGAAATCTTGAAAAAGGAAAAAGAATTACTAGGAATCTATCTAACTGAGCATCCCATGGATGCTGTTAAAGACGTACTTCCACGCCTTTCTGTTGTGAGAGCTGGAGACTTCGATAATCTTCCACATAATTCTGTCATCCGAACAATATTTATAATTGATAAGATTACCACAAAGCTATCTTCTAAAGGTCAAAAGAAATTCGCCATATTACGCGTCAGTGACGGTATAGATTCATACGAGTTGCCTATTTGGCCAGAAATGTATAGCGCGCAGCAAGAAATTTTAGAAGAAGACCGTTTAATTTATGCGATTCTTCTAATTGATAGACGTAGCGATTCTTTACGTTTATCTTGCCGATGGATGAAAGACTTTGCTCTTATTAATGAAGAAATTATACGGGAGTGTGATGAAGCATTCGATCAAATTAAGGCACAGATACAAAAAATGTCTTATGCCCAAACAATGAACAAAGACACAAAAACTCAAAGGAAGACTGTAAATATGCAAAAAAATACGCAAACAAAACAGCTTTCCAAAGTTACTCTTTCTCTCGATCTTGACCACGTACGGCATAGTCACATCTATTTGTTAAAACAAATATTACAGAAATATCCTGGTTCACGCAGCTTATCCCTAGTATTTACAAAGGCTAATAACGCTATCGCTTCGATAACTCCTGACATGGAATACTTTGTTTCTGAAGACGTCACAAATTTACGTACTGAGCTGCAAGAAGCGCAACTCCCCCTAACCTTCACTTGCTAA
- a CDS encoding D-alanyl-D-alanine carboxypeptidase family protein, with product MIKVIKSRYWLHLFILAFISPLYGEIIFPEIKGTCGAIIHAETGKILYAKNIDTPIYPASMTKVATALFILRKYPEVLNRFVTVKHEAIASISPQAKKQSGYRSPAHWLETDSTTIQLQLKEEVSGWDLFHALLIVSANDAANALATACCGSVKEFMQEMNVFLKEIGCSNTQFNNPHGLHHPAHYTTAKDLTLVMCEALKEPLFCQIIQTTNYKMAATNLNAERILSPTNKLILPGSTYYYPAALGGKTGTTKDAGKNLLLAARKNNRKIITIATGYTGSVGDLYQDIIALCESVFNEPLLRRYLIPPTDSYILSMGQLGKISIALPEGVYYDFYESEGEVQCSVNFVPQATSFPINKGNLLGHWVFRNLSGRQIKAEPLYAEQTIIPSKAHRIRMLIKKILLSYRTYLIIVLILLYRKKQQGKKRKYSYYL from the coding sequence ATGATTAAAGTTATTAAAAGTCGTTATTGGTTACATCTTTTTATTTTGGCGTTTATTTCACCTTTATATGGAGAAATTATCTTCCCAGAAATTAAAGGTACTTGTGGTGCTATCATACATGCAGAGACAGGCAAAATACTCTATGCTAAGAATATAGACACTCCCATCTATCCTGCAAGCATGACGAAAGTAGCAACTGCTTTATTTATTTTACGTAAATATCCAGAAGTCTTGAATCGATTTGTCACAGTAAAACACGAAGCTATTGCCTCTATTTCACCTCAGGCTAAAAAACAATCTGGGTACCGTAGTCCCGCTCACTGGCTAGAAACTGATAGCACAACTATACAATTACAACTTAAAGAAGAAGTTTCAGGTTGGGACCTGTTTCATGCTTTACTGATTGTTTCTGCTAATGATGCAGCGAATGCCCTAGCAACAGCATGTTGCGGCTCTGTAAAAGAGTTTATGCAAGAAATGAATGTGTTCTTAAAAGAGATTGGTTGTAGTAATACACAATTTAATAACCCTCACGGCTTACATCACCCTGCACACTATACCACTGCTAAAGATCTCACTCTTGTCATGTGTGAAGCTCTAAAAGAACCTTTATTTTGCCAAATAATACAGACCACCAACTATAAAATGGCTGCAACGAATCTGAATGCAGAACGCATACTATCTCCTACTAATAAACTAATCCTTCCTGGATCAACTTATTATTATCCAGCGGCGTTGGGAGGAAAAACGGGCACTACAAAAGATGCTGGGAAAAACTTACTACTTGCAGCGCGTAAGAATAATCGAAAAATTATTACGATTGCTACGGGATATACAGGATCTGTAGGAGATCTTTATCAGGATATCATTGCCTTGTGTGAATCAGTGTTCAATGAACCTCTGCTACGACGCTACCTCATACCCCCTACGGATTCTTACATTCTATCTATGGGACAGCTAGGTAAAATCTCTATTGCCTTGCCAGAGGGTGTTTACTATGACTTCTATGAATCTGAAGGGGAAGTGCAATGTTCCGTCAATTTTGTTCCTCAAGCAACATCATTTCCGATTAACAAGGGTAACCTTCTAGGACACTGGGTTTTCCGCAATCTTTCAGGGCGGCAGATAAAAGCAGAACCCTTGTATGCTGAGCAAACAATTATTCCGTCGAAGGCACACAGAATACGGATGCTAATAAAAAAAATCTTATTATCTTATAGAACCTATCTCATTATCGTTTTGATTCTATTATATCGAAAAAAACAACAAGGAAAGAAACGTAAATACTCATATTATCTATAG
- a CDS encoding tetratricopeptide repeat protein — MKCLLQFVFLFLILSFGAHAKPISFEPFSGKLSPERFVPQYSPDDYFIQGQRYLENQSYRQALLCFGMITHHFPQDPLYSKALYFSGVCYFKKGQPDLADKAFSAYLQRPDAEYSEELFSMKYSIAQSFAQGKRKRLFLLEGFPKLTNADQDALRIYDEVLTAFPTQDLGAKSLYLKGDLLIIKNELSEAIKTMKKLTLQFPDHELSPKAFLRLSEIYLAQAKKEPDNLQYLNFAKQNKIAMERQHPNHPLNTEVSANVQAMCEHYASGLYSTGRFYEKKKKLEAASIYYSTALRNYPDTSLVAKCHKRLDRIAKHTS; from the coding sequence ATGAAATGCCTTCTGCAATTCGTTTTTTTGTTCTTAATACTATCTTTTGGCGCCCACGCCAAACCTATTTCCTTTGAACCCTTTTCTGGAAAACTATCTCCTGAAAGATTTGTCCCTCAGTATTCTCCTGACGATTACTTCATTCAAGGTCAGCGTTATTTAGAAAATCAGAGTTATCGACAAGCATTGTTATGCTTTGGGATGATTACACATCATTTCCCACAAGATCCTTTATACTCTAAAGCCTTATATTTCTCTGGTGTCTGCTATTTTAAAAAAGGCCAGCCAGATTTAGCAGATAAAGCTTTCTCTGCTTATTTGCAACGTCCGGATGCAGAATATTCTGAAGAACTGTTCTCCATGAAATACTCTATTGCACAGAGTTTCGCTCAAGGCAAGCGCAAACGTCTTTTTTTACTAGAAGGGTTCCCTAAGTTAACAAATGCTGATCAAGATGCCTTACGCATATATGACGAAGTTTTAACCGCTTTTCCTACTCAAGATTTAGGAGCAAAGTCTTTATATTTAAAGGGAGATCTTCTAATTATCAAAAATGAGCTATCTGAAGCGATCAAAACTATGAAAAAGTTAACGTTACAGTTCCCTGACCACGAACTGTCTCCTAAAGCTTTTTTACGTTTGTCTGAGATTTACTTAGCACAGGCTAAGAAGGAGCCTGATAATCTTCAATATCTGAATTTTGCAAAGCAGAATAAAATCGCCATGGAAAGACAACATCCTAATCATCCTTTGAATACAGAAGTGTCTGCAAATGTCCAAGCTATGTGCGAACACTATGCTTCGGGTTTATATTCAACTGGAAGATTCTATGAGAAGAAGAAGAAGTTAGAAGCCGCAAGCATCTACTACTCTACTGCCTTACGAAATTATCCAGATACATCTTTAGTGGCTAAATGCCATAAGCGATTAGATAGAATTGCGAAGCATACTTCTTAG
- the hisS gene encoding histidine--tRNA ligase produces the protein MKVSLPKGVFDIFPYIKDVKSLWRSTASWHYVENIIRQVCDLYGFFEIRTPVFEKTELFTHVGEHSDIVKKEMYTFPDKKGRSLTLRPEGTASVVRSLIEHGAEQRSDNKFYYILPMFRYERQQLGRYRQHHQFGVEAIGIRHALRDAEVISLLWHFYRAVGLQHMEIQVNFLGGASARKEYDIVLKKYLADHFDQLSPLSQERYATNALRILDSKEKEDQEIINNAPSILDHVSKEDRKYFDDVLSALSNLGIKHTINSRLVRGLDYYTDLVFEAITSFSGHSYALGGGGRYDGLVASSGGADIPACGFGVGLERVIQTLLAQGNLPNLSPPRFRLIPMDITADHFCFVWAQHLRSLAIPTEIDWSHKKLKIALKTADADNVTFVCPVGEREILSEQLTVKNMALRQEFSGSKETVEQRLLYEIQNSSL, from the coding sequence GTGAAAGTAAGTTTACCCAAAGGGGTTTTCGATATCTTCCCCTATATAAAGGACGTTAAATCTCTGTGGCGTTCCACAGCATCCTGGCATTATGTGGAGAACATTATAAGGCAAGTCTGCGATTTGTACGGATTTTTTGAAATACGTACTCCTGTTTTTGAGAAGACAGAGCTTTTCACGCATGTTGGTGAACATAGTGATATTGTAAAAAAAGAAATGTATACGTTCCCCGATAAAAAGGGGAGGTCTTTGACCCTAAGGCCCGAAGGAACGGCGAGTGTTGTCCGTTCTTTAATAGAACATGGGGCTGAACAAAGAAGTGACAACAAATTTTATTACATTCTTCCCATGTTTCGCTACGAAAGGCAACAGTTGGGAAGATATAGGCAACATCATCAGTTTGGGGTTGAAGCTATCGGGATCCGTCATGCTTTGCGAGATGCAGAGGTTATTTCTTTGTTATGGCATTTCTATCGTGCCGTAGGTCTGCAACACATGGAGATCCAAGTGAATTTTCTAGGGGGAGCGTCTGCTAGGAAAGAGTATGATATAGTGTTAAAAAAGTACCTTGCTGATCATTTCGATCAGCTATCTCCATTGAGTCAAGAACGCTATGCAACCAATGCGCTCCGGATATTAGATTCTAAAGAAAAAGAAGACCAAGAAATTATTAACAATGCTCCATCTATTTTGGATCATGTTTCAAAAGAAGATAGGAAATATTTTGATGATGTCCTCTCTGCTTTATCTAATTTAGGAATTAAGCATACTATTAACTCAAGATTAGTGCGGGGGTTAGATTATTATACGGATCTCGTGTTTGAGGCAATAACCTCGTTTTCTGGACATTCTTATGCTTTGGGCGGTGGAGGCCGTTATGATGGTCTTGTCGCTTCTTCCGGAGGGGCGGACATCCCCGCATGCGGTTTTGGTGTAGGTTTAGAAAGAGTTATTCAAACTTTATTGGCTCAAGGGAATTTGCCTAATTTATCACCCCCTCGTTTTCGGCTGATCCCTATGGATATTACAGCAGATCATTTTTGTTTTGTTTGGGCACAGCATTTGCGGAGTCTTGCTATTCCTACTGAAATAGACTGGTCGCACAAAAAGTTAAAAATCGCTTTGAAAACTGCAGACGCTGACAATGTAACTTTTGTCTGTCCAGTTGGTGAGCGTGAAATTCTTTCGGAACAATTGACGGTAAAAAATATGGCTCTACGCCAGGAATTTTCTGGCTCTAAAGAGACAGTAGAGCAAAGGTTGCTATATGAAATACAGAACTCATCATTGTAA
- the pgtP gene encoding MFS transporter, giving the protein MNIWTKFFQPPKHIKEIDDPELIKKQYKYWRVRIFYSMFLGYVFYYFTRKSFTFAMPTLISDLGFDKAQLGIIGSTLYITYGISKFVSGVMSDQSNPRYFMALGLIITGLTNIFFGCSSSILFFALWWGLNGWFQGWGWPPCARLLTHWYSKSERGTWWSIWSTSHNIGGALIPILTGFAIDYCGWRGAMFIPGVLCIGMGFILINRLRDTPQSLGLPAIEKYRKEQDARPHQETTADILEEEAEKELTTRDILFTYVLTNKWIWLLSFASFFIYIVRMAVNDWSALFLIETKNYTAVKANFCVSLFEIGGLFGMLLAGWLSDKLNKGKRGPMNVIFSLGLLFSILGMWYGRTHILWWLDGALLFTIGFFLFGPQMMIGLAAAELSHKKAAGTASGFAGWFAYFGAASSGYPLGKIAQDYGWQGFFLILLACTLLTLALFLPTWNASEKNLRNKG; this is encoded by the coding sequence ATGAATATTTGGACCAAATTCTTTCAGCCACCTAAGCATATCAAAGAAATTGATGATCCAGAATTAATCAAGAAGCAGTATAAGTATTGGCGAGTCCGGATCTTCTACAGCATGTTCCTGGGCTATGTTTTCTACTACTTCACGCGAAAGAGCTTCACCTTTGCAATGCCGACCTTAATATCTGATTTAGGCTTTGATAAGGCTCAACTAGGTATTATAGGCAGTACGCTATACATTACTTATGGGATTAGTAAATTTGTCAGTGGAGTTATGTCAGACCAATCCAATCCACGCTATTTCATGGCCTTGGGATTGATTATTACTGGTCTAACAAACATCTTCTTCGGTTGTTCGTCCTCTATCCTGTTCTTTGCTCTTTGGTGGGGGCTGAATGGTTGGTTTCAGGGTTGGGGATGGCCTCCTTGCGCACGCTTATTAACTCACTGGTACTCGAAATCAGAGCGGGGTACATGGTGGAGCATTTGGAGTACCTCCCACAATATCGGTGGAGCCTTGATTCCAATTCTTACAGGATTTGCGATTGACTATTGTGGCTGGCGCGGTGCAATGTTCATTCCTGGCGTCTTATGTATCGGGATGGGTTTCATTTTAATAAATCGTTTAAGAGATACGCCACAATCTCTGGGTCTCCCTGCAATCGAAAAGTATAGAAAAGAACAAGATGCTCGTCCTCATCAAGAAACGACAGCAGATATCCTAGAAGAAGAAGCTGAAAAAGAGTTAACGACAAGAGATATCTTATTTACCTATGTTCTGACGAATAAATGGATTTGGCTTCTATCTTTTGCATCTTTCTTCATCTATATTGTTCGTATGGCTGTAAATGATTGGAGTGCGCTATTCTTAATAGAGACAAAAAATTATACAGCGGTGAAAGCAAATTTCTGTGTTTCTCTGTTTGAGATTGGTGGTTTATTTGGCATGCTACTTGCCGGGTGGCTGTCAGATAAGCTCAATAAAGGGAAACGTGGTCCTATGAACGTTATCTTTTCTCTAGGTCTGTTATTCTCGATCTTAGGGATGTGGTACGGCCGCACGCACATATTATGGTGGCTAGACGGAGCCTTATTATTTACAATCGGTTTCTTCCTTTTTGGGCCTCAAATGATGATAGGTTTAGCTGCAGCTGAATTATCTCACAAAAAGGCTGCGGGAACTGCTAGCGGATTTGCGGGTTGGTTTGCATATTTCGGAGCAGCATCTTCTGGCTATCCTCTTGGTAAAATTGCTCAGGATTATGGCTGGCAAGGCTTTTTCTTGATTCTGTTAGCATGTACTTTACTAACCCTAGCTTTATTTCTACCCACTTGGAATGCTTCAGAAAAAAACCTAAGAAATAAAGGCTAA
- a CDS encoding LPS assembly lipoprotein LptE, translating into MRIIAVFIFLISAASILSSCSGYSILRPSENLSTLGQSLLTEGITLAPIEQDYLGQLSSALIYELGKRSLPVRPNNACSAYTLKIEILNPVDENIGFTYAPNKANETTPKHFIVSNEGRLTVSAKVQLIENHSGRILLDQCVSRESVSFDFEPDLGTVNAHQFSLGQLEMHNEAIKSAWRVLYAHLAETIVQQVYYDLF; encoded by the coding sequence ATGCGAATAATAGCCGTATTTATTTTTCTGATATCTGCTGCAAGTATCCTTTCTTCTTGCAGTGGATATTCTATTTTGAGGCCGTCCGAAAATCTTTCTACTCTTGGTCAATCTCTACTTACTGAAGGCATAACACTTGCCCCAATTGAGCAAGATTATCTAGGGCAGTTGTCTTCCGCCTTGATTTACGAGTTAGGGAAACGCTCCCTGCCTGTGCGTCCAAATAATGCCTGTTCCGCTTATACCTTAAAAATTGAAATCTTGAATCCTGTTGACGAGAATATTGGTTTTACTTATGCCCCAAATAAGGCTAACGAGACAACCCCAAAACATTTTATAGTTTCTAACGAGGGGCGTTTAACTGTATCCGCAAAAGTTCAGCTTATAGAAAATCATTCTGGACGCATTCTTCTTGATCAATGCGTCTCCCGTGAATCAGTCTCTTTTGATTTTGAGCCTGATTTAGGCACAGTAAATGCTCACCAATTTTCCTTAGGGCAATTGGAAATGCATAATGAAGCTATAAAAAGCGCTTGGCGTGTATTATACGCCCACTTAGCTGAGACTATCGTCCAACAGGTATACTATGACCTCTTCTAA